The nucleotide window CTTTTCGGAGAGGAATGCTGCTGAATACATGTTCGAACTCAAATGACCAGTCACGGTGTAGGGCAGAGAGCCCTTAAGGCTGAcacaattaaaaaacaaaagtgtatttttaggCCACTGGCTGCGTACTTTCGGGTTGCATTATCGAAATACATATAATCCACGAATGCACCAAATATAAAAGCTGCACTCGGTGGACGCAGACGAACGCTCTGTTTCGGCGAACTTTGATTGTTGCAGTTTACCacttgccattttgttttcaaacatacGTAAATCCATTTGTCAAAGAGATAACTTTTGATAAACAATGCTGCACGCAGTTGAACTGCTGGGGTGTAGTGAGCCGGTATAAATAGAGCCCTGGTCGCCAACGGTCTCGCCAGGATACTTCGATTCACGACAATGAACAAGTTCCTCCTCATAGCCCTGGTGGCTGGGGTTGCCCTGGCAACCAACCGACGGGAAATATACGGTAAGACAAATTCCATATTATATCCTAGAAAACGTTTCATTAAGTAATTTGCTGAAACATATCCATTCGTCAGGAAAACTTCGGTCTAATAATTGAATCAAAAACTAGATGAAAACTTTTTGTTGGCTTCTTCTACGTGATGAAATATTCTGCAACAAGAGGGTGTAGGTTGTTTACTATGCTCTAAGAATTACATGCAATGAtcttaaaaaaatttctgtcaCCTCATAGAAAACCTTTTTTCTCTAAGTTTATTGAGGGTATAAATGTGATTAATAATATCAATTCCTAGAATGAATTGTTTTCTACCGTTTTcagcatataaatataaagtataaacatgtttacagcaGGAACATGTGCTATATAGGATAGGGTGGTATTTCATATTTCCTCCATATTTATCACTTATCGATGTTATTgactttttatacatttcattttcaaatccATTATTACTAAATTAACCCTCAAGACGTTGGGTGCTCAATATTTCCATTTGACCATGTTTTGCACGTTCGTTTGTTCGAAATTAATCTTATTTTTATCAGATATAAGTTGCAGGAATCTCAACAGGAAATATTGTCCCTTGGAATGTTTCGTTATTATCCGAACTTTTGAATAATAAGGTGCCAACTGtaggaattttgaaaatttctacACCTCTAAACAGTGAATACTTTGATTCTGACTAGTTTTTACTCTGCCAAACTACAAGTAAGCTCTAATCAGACAGCTTGCTTTATAGATATACGACCTTTTGTATCGTATAGATTTAATCTTTACATGCACGATTTGCCAAACAATAGCATATACCAGGATAGtcaattgtgtttattttgatagCTTACTAGAAATGTACTAAATGATCAAAAATCGTTAGAAGATTATGgtatttaactgaattttatgGATTCGGAACTTTGGACGCCAACAAGCAAGTgacaatgtttaaatgttttccaGTGCCAGTGATTTGAAATGAATTCCGGGAATTTCATTAATGCTAAAAGTTAGACGATGAACAGTTTTTCCTGCCATTACAATTTCCAGATAAGCTTCAGAaacgtgagctggacttgaactcaccgcattggtgagagactcctgggaaATTGCAGAACGCCGGGGTGcaaatcacctcggccacgcaGGTCTCCCGTAGTTGATATCAGagttaatcatatttatatttttaaaatatcgtCGTATTTCAGATTAATTTAATGTCTTTGAATATAAACAGCAAAATTacactcaaataaatttattagacatgcattaTTTTGAACactattatgcaaagacgatatactTGAAGAGGTGGCCATAAGCaccaaccatacaaaaatatttcctgaaagaacaatcgaaaaaaatattaaagaccatatttgcaaataactttttaCACTCTTCAATCTGATATTAGTATCACGTTTTCTACTCCTTTAGCAATAGTTCAGAAAAGGCAATTCTCTCTCTTCACGTCTGTGCGCAATTTCTTGTAACTGAGAAatgctcttttttttcttgtaactgaGAAATGCTCTTTTTAATTGTCCATGCtatgtacaaaatgtaaacTTGGTTACAGCTGTTGAAACGTTACGCTTTGTGTGGATGTAAAGTTAGTGATTCCCTGATTATGATAACTCTACTCACTAAAATCcctcatttatttcatcatttatgTCTCTTACTCACACTCTTTCGGTGTGTTTCTGTCTTGTTACGAAAGTCTGCTCCCcgcttgttgttgttgatgtttgtttttacagaaAGCACTCTGTCTGAAGAAATCGAAACAGgtatattcatttttcattcaCGATTTACAAACTTGACCAAGCTATGATCAAAGTATCTGACCAGGGGGAATACTATTGTCCACAAATTTCTTGATTTGCTTGGTTATCTTGATTTGTATCTGCAGAgtgtatgtattttacaaaacatttcGTATGTTATCTCTATGGGGATTTGGGGGTTTGTGTGGGGGTATGTGTGAGAGGAGGTGTGTTTTCGAACGTTGTTAACATTCAGACATATAAATGTTATCATGAGTAGCTCTTGTAGTAATACTGATAATTAGACACACCTTGGAAAACCCTATCTAAAAGCAGATAGATTTGATTCCTGATTCAGCTTCGAATCAGTGGAAAATTGCCTGCATTTTAAGTTTCCTTTGACTTTTACAACTATTAAAACTGCCTCAgttcagtttatctcagttaccCAGTCAGCGTATATAATGTGTATGTAACTGCGAGACCCCCATAAAGCCATAgcctcatgtatatatatccttACAACCATACTGTATGCtgcaatccatcaatcaataaGAAAATATGTCGTCCTTTTCCAGCGTATAGAGCAGGCTCTTCTTACGTCTACAACTATGAGACTCAGGTTGTCAACGGCCTCCCCTTGACGGCGCCCGTGTATTCCATTGTCAAGGTCAAATGCAAGGTCATCATGGAGTTCAAGACTGCCAGCAAAGTTGTCATGAAGGTATGATAATTTCTTTTGATTAGAagtaatttttctttcaagttGATGAATACGTTAGATCACTGATGAAggcaatatgtatatttttttatttatttgattggtgttttacggcgtactcaagaatatttcacttttggtgggagaaaagcgggcagatcccggggaaacccacggccatccgcaggtttctgccagaccttcccacgtacggcctgagaggaagccagcatgagctaaccatctgagccacggagccaaTATGTATACTGACATTGCCGTGATTAGAGTTATAACCTTAGTTaaaaaataggcctacataccactgacaacaacaaaagaCACTGAGCCCGGTGAAAGTTGAATGTTGGTAATTCATCTATCCCATACAGACGATGCTTACAAAgggcttttttatttatttattttctgttttgtttatgagaaagttttaaaatatatcacagaTGATACTTTGGAACTGAAAGATGTTTTGTCTTTCTTACACAAATCATTCACTGAATGTAAGTGACCCTAACAAGAGCTTGATGAGCATACGTAAATCTTCAATTCGAATCTCACACCAACCCGTTTACCAACTCTCATACTTTTGTTTGACTGCTATCCTCTCATATTGCATAGAGTTTGCCATCAATCAATCCAGCGAGTTATCATTAATAAAGGGCTAAATTAACAACTATTTGAATCGATTGCTATTTTGAACTTAATGACAGATTGATGGCGTCACTTTGCATAAGCTGAATGGCAGGGTGGAGGCCGTCGACCCGACCAATGAGATCGTGCCAGATGAGGTATTAGTACCAATCACGGACGACGACACTGCCATCATCGAACGTGCGCTTACATTGCCGGTGAAGTTCAGGTAGGTGTGACACCAAGGCAATTGTAGCCATCCGCCggattgtgtttatttatttatttatttttattcattttctttcaatttctttctttatttatttatctttgggATTATATTTTTACCtgcttatttcatttttttcatacgATATGTAAACAGCATAAAATCCCTTTTCAGTTATGCCTgacatgagtttttttttacaatcgTCTGTGCATGTAACGTTATAGAAAGCTCTCCAACAGGTACACGAATGGCTTCGTCAGCGGAATCGTTTGCGAATCGGAGGATCCCGAATGGTCTGTTAACTTCAAGAAGGGTTGTCTGGGCTTGCTCCAGGTGAACTTGGAGAAGTCAAAGCTGATTGAAGCCAGTGAGCCGGTTTACACGGAGGACTACTCCGGTGTGACCGTTAACGAGGCCTACACTGTTATGGAGGTAAGATGAAGCAGTATACAACAGTTCAGATGTATTCATCGCCAAGTCTCAAATGCGAAGTTTTACCTCAAAACAGACGGCACTAGACCAATTCTTATATCCCACATAtagtttaaaaataatacttCTTTATTATCAATAAGCGAGATATCACACTCAGAAAATCGAATGCGTAGCCATGTATCAATTTTTGACTAAACTCAAGCATGAGTTATTTCTACAACCCAAAAGGGCGACTGTTTCCGCTCACCTTACTTGAACCCGGACCCTGTTTTGCCGTTTAATCGTATGAACGTGAGGGAGGCAACGTGCGACGCACAACAGTGTTTTCGGTTTGTCTATCATagcgtgtatttatttgattaaacaGCCCTTTTCGATCTGCTTTGGTTTCCAGACAAGCCCTGCTGGTGAGTGTGCATGCACATATATCGTGGAGGAGAACGGCGGAGAGGCTGGCGAGGGAAAAACCATCGAGGTGACCAAAGTCAGGAACTTCGAGGACTGTCTAGAGAGACCGACCTTCTACCACGACAACCTCGGAACAAAGCCTTGTGCAAAGTGTGACGCTGTGCCCGTGAGTCGGATCTTCTCCTTCCGCTGTTCTCTCTACAGCAACGCTGAATCATTCATATGGCTAGAAAGTCTAACAGAGATTTACAGATGTTTAATTTACTATATACTCggtttacatataaataatgcAATTTATTTTCTAACTTGCTGTAAGGCCTTAGATGTTTTTGTGGGTGGTTTATTCAAATTAGATTCATAAACTTAGGATTCTATCTTCCAAGATTTAGAAACGTACATATCTGCAACTTCTAACTTGCTTTATGACATCAGATATCATCAGGGGTAATATAATCACACTTGGTTCATAAACTTTATTGTTCTTGGGGTTTCCATGTTCTATCTTGGTTTATAACACTAGTAGCCCTAATGGATGTTCCACGTTCTCACCGCGTTTATAACTATACATGGCCTTGGGTGTTCCATTATTGTAGTATTTACCTTCATAAAATAATTTGTATAATGTGTGACATGCCTAACACTTATTTGACCACAGTGTGATCGAGAGCTATTAACCCTAACAACAATAAACACCTTAGCCAAAGACACTTTCACCCTGGACAGCTTTCTGTACAAGTTTGAAATCGTATTATATTTTAGAACcgtcattatatatatttattccaaCTCTGATGCACGAATACTCAGTATCGTAGAAGTAACAATGACCGTATAAACGCTATGCTACTTTCGTTTATCGTATAACCATTTTTTTACTCCTGGGAACAGAAAAAACGTAAGTTCACAGCCGATGTGATCCTGCTCTCCTTTATGAATAGGCCAGAAGATGTTGAAAAAGACTGACAGATATATAGCTTGATAGGGTTAAAATAGACCATTTACGGCACTACGACGCGTCTTTCACGATAAAAGGTACTagaaatatgacttacgaaGTTTTTTGAAAGTGACCCAAGCTCTCTACAAGGGAAGCAATTTTTGTAACAGCAATGCCCTCTACCTGTTTGAATAACAACacaacagatttaaaaaaaaaccaatacaaatgaataatcatagTTGGTATTATTATGCGAGTAGGCAGAAGGCCCTGCTATTACAGAAAGATTTCCTTCCCTTTGCAGAAGGTTGGTGAGCCCCATTGCTGCGCCTAAAATCAGGCTCATGTTATAAGACAACCATCTTAACCACCTCCATTCTTGAAATCATGAAAAACCTATTCTTAATTGAcagtaaactttgaaaaaattaatttcaattaATTATTGACTTTAAACCTTGAAAGAATCCGTTCTtcatttccattattttcatcACCGAAGAAAAAGCCTCTTGAAGCGAGGAGTGAAGTTAACATGGTACTGACCGGTAGTAGAGAGCAATTCTTCATCCAGACGGCGATCTGTGAGAGCAGCTACATATTGACAACACGAGAAAGGGCTAACGGATACGCTGCCACCTTTGTGAAGTAAGCCTGGGTACCTGACACCTCTACTCCACCAGTTGTGTATTCTCAAAATTCCTCAGTGTTTATAGTGATTATGACTGTAAAAGAAAGGTTCCAGTGTGGAACCTTTGACCTCTTTCGCAGAGGATTGTGGGTCTTTACCTGACTGATTTTATTACCTCTTAAATAATCGTTAAATAATATCCAATAAACTTCACTAAAAAAACAGATTCATGCTGATGGTTTATACTTTTGATGATACTCATTGGTATTGAGAGTTACAAGTTTGCGAAGCTTACGTTACCGGCggtaaaaatattcaaatttatgttACTAGCCGTTACTCGGTATTCAAAATTGGTAGCAGACATAAACTATTTACACTTATATTACTGGTTGTAACTATTCAAATCGCGCCATAATCggaatattattattattgcatcTTCACTAGACATCTGATCATTACTGGTCTTTAGGTCTGTCAGCTACTTGGGATGGCGACTCCGACGTCTAAAAAGGTTCATTCACTATTCCGGTTTCTTCTATTCACAAACCCTACCACCGTCATTTGAGTGACAAATGCTTGTCTACCGCATTAAAACGCCACTCACTTATATGAATCAATCAACCTTTCACTATTATCCATCCAGGtatttacatgtgaaatgtagttttttttttactcagaAGACATAAAAAACCAATGGAAGATCCTTTGTTACATATGGTTTACAATCTGTCTTAATGTTTTGGGTATACTTCTCGTAAACTTATGAATAGAGTGTTCAAGAATGAACGACGCATGGATGAATCGCCACCTGATAAATCCCCTGTACCTCAAAGTGGGCTAGTTACGCTGGACTGTCGATAATTACAAAAGAAGCAACAGAACTTTATTTAGGGATGACACCAAGTCTAAAGTTAATGTTCATCACAGCATCTGATGTCATCACCATGTACAACGTGTGTGTTTCTCTTTGTCAGTGTATAATGTCAGCTCCAACTGTTCAAACTTGTTCACAGTCAGACCTTGGAGTTTGTATCTTCGGGCGGTGTCAGAGCTGCTATTCCGGAACCTGGAGTCCCTGAGGAATGTCCCGAGGGTCTTAAGGCCATTGTGGGTGAGGTGGTAAGGCGAGATAAAATGCTGATTGCCGAGGACTCCATTCCCTTAACCCCCAGGGAGATTCGTGAAGCAGAGGAAGAAACAGTAAGAACAGAGGAAGAATCCAAGATGTTCATCAAAGAGGTTTGTTTTTCTCATCGGCTGATCGGTGAAAATAGTAAGGGAACTATCCAAAGTCTAAgctaaaacaacagcaaaagtCATATCCCCAAGGGCCATGCAGTTTCACTAACTCCGAAAAAGTTACATTCACAAATGATGATTGATGGGAGTCATTTATTTGGATTATAAGCGATACTGGTCCATCCGTTTTCAACTTTAGTTcctttttttatctgtttggCTAATCTTAATTCTGGTATACGTCAGCTAACTAGAGAAAATGATTATTTTGTATATCATAAGCCCTGTGTTTCGTCTTACCAGGCAATCGGTGCACTCCGTGCTGTGGCCATCGACTTTGCAGAAGGCATCACGGAGGAAGGCCCCTCCATCAGCATGATTGCTGGAGACATTCTCCGATCTGGAACTTACGAAGAATTGAAAACCATCTGGATGAAGTTTAACGGACCTGAAGAGGAAGTGGAGAATACTGGACTTCCGATGCGAAGAAGAACTTTGATTCGTGAACGCCTTGTTGAGGAAGTGGAGGAAGTTGAAATGGGGCCGACTGAAGATGGAATCAGGTAGGTGCAAACGTGGAATTTCTATCCACTCGTATAAAGAATGCAATTCATTCCTTTGGGTCCTATGCTAAGATTAATCACATTAAGTAAAGTTTCTTGACTCAAAGATCCCTTCCTTctttttccaaaatcaaaatatatcttGCATATAGGTTTTCTGTTTAATATGACACATTGGGACATAAAGGTAGCCGTGGAATCCTTTGTCTGCGATAAGATATCACGTCCCAATGCATTTGCCCCGTGAAGAGAGCGTACGATCTTGTTATCAAGGAATTAGCATCGAGTGAGAAATTATGTGCGATACATTCACATAGAATATGggctgaaataaataaaattaaccttcacaaaattttactttttattcttTAAATTACGTATAAagaaaggtcaaaatattgctggaTTAAATTAAGAAGCAATTAAGAAGCATTGTGATAAGAAGCACCCAACAAACTGAATATTGTCCAGTATAGAAATTATATCTGCTATAACATGAATTAACGGATTCATTTTGTCCAGGTACTCACCCACAAATCTCAGCGTTGTAGGCCTATGGGAATGTCTTACTAGTGATTGGTATTTGTTTTCAGACAGACACTGTGGCATCTGCTGCCTTATGTTGGAACCGTTCCGGCCGTTAAGGTTGTTTGCGAGGCAATTCGGGAGAAACATATGCCTGAGTACTTCATCAACTATCACGTCTTCCCCTTGTTGGCCATGGGCGCCGAGCCTGTGCCTGAGATTCTTGAACTTATTCTGGTATGTTTGCGcagtctttttgttttgttaggtCTTTACAggaaggaaaagaaaaatgaaacgcTACGTGGGTATGTCATCAATTAGTCACCCCGCCAGTCACCCCGTCAGTCACCAATCAGTCACCTCGTCAGTCACCCGTCATTCACCCCGTCAGTCATCCGTCAGTGACCCCGTCAGTGACCTTTCAGTCACCCGTCAGTCACCCCGTGAGTGACCCCGTCAGTCATCCGTCAGTCGCCCCGTCAGTCACCTGTCAGTCACCCCGTCAGTCACCCCGTCAGTCACCCGTCAGTCACCCCGTCAGTCACCCGTCAGTCACCCCGTCACTAATCCCGTCAGTCACCCATCAGTCATCCCGTCAGTCTCCAGTCAATTACCCCGTCAGTCACCCGCTGCACACCACAATGTGTAACCGGCATGAGGATAACAACTAGGCCCATTTCTGAGGATAACACTTTCAATAGAGTAAGAAATTTAACACTTCACaaaattttttagaatttttatcaGCTCATTAatattatcttaagacaaaatGTCTAAATGGTCGGCTTACAATACAATTGTTAtgtaaggttttaaattttgttgactttaatgagaaatgactttgtggaattaATTGGTGCCTGTGCTGTAGTTTTAAGTCCACACCTTATACGTAATAGTTTTGCTGCAGTCCGTGGCTCAGAGCGAGGAGATCCACACCCGTACAAGCCGGCGCAGCGCATGGCTTTGTGTCGGTACACTGCTCAATCGCATGGACGTCACCTACACGGACAAATACGAGGAGCTCAGAGAACGAGTAGAGAAGGCTCAGGTGATCCTTGCCACTGAGGAGAGGGGCAAACCTAGGCGACAACTGGAGGAGATCGCAGAGCGCACCCACATGATGAAGGAAGCCATAGCAGCCACCGTGAAAAGTGTTACGAAAGTCGCCATAgaggtatatatttatataatgtcTTCAACATCTGAAATCAAATCAGCCGTGTAGTTGTTAAACAGTGAGAATAGGTTATGGTAATCTTGTGTTTCCCATGATATATCTCTGGTTTAGTTAGCTGCAAGGACTTAAGGTTAAGAGCTGTGTAAAGTCCATGATATATCTCTAGTTTAGTCAGCTGCAAGGACTTAAGGTTGAGCTGTGTAAAGTCCATGATATACCTCTAGTTTAGTCAGCT belongs to Liolophura sinensis isolate JHLJ2023 chromosome 9, CUHK_Ljap_v2, whole genome shotgun sequence and includes:
- the LOC135475026 gene encoding vitellogenin-6-like, with the translated sequence MNKFLLIALVAGVALATNRREIYESTLSEEIETAYRAGSSYVYNYETQVVNGLPLTAPVYSIVKVKCKVIMEFKTASKVVMKIDGVTLHKLNGRVEAVDPTNEIVPDEVLVPITDDDTAIIERALTLPVKFRKLSNRYTNGFVSGIVCESEDPEWSVNFKKGCLGLLQVNLEKSKLIEASEPVYTEDYSGVTVNEAYTVMETSPAGECACTYIVEENGGEAGEGKTIEVTKVRNFEDCLERPTFYHDNLGTKPCAKCDAVPKKRKFTADVILLSFMNRPEDVEKD